In Fluviicola taffensis DSM 16823, the following are encoded in one genomic region:
- a CDS encoding NAD(P)/FAD-dependent oxidoreductase — MIQFKQLSFWEKVTLLEDIDFLIVGCGIVGSACALELRSKNPSAKIVILERSYLPLGASTKNAGFACFGSVTELLDDLETSSEETVWNTVNLRYQGLKRLLERYKHSELDYQNCGSYDLLKNKSDSAIYHPKLEYLNQQIELITGQKNCYSFEADLKSKFGLEGFQGGYFNQLEGAIDTGKLLLATQKDLAKNGIITLFGIEVKLIEPSQTGVILETNYGEIKAKKTGITVNGFAKKLLPNLAVEPARAQVLVTSEIPNLPVKGTFHLEKGYYYFRNVGNRILFGGGRNLDFKAENTFNLDQTSLIQNKLEEILSENILPKQSFTVEYRWSGTMGIGEEKSPIIEKINQNCAVGVRLGGMGVAIGSLVGESLAKLLNE; from the coding sequence ATGATTCAATTTAAACAACTCAGTTTTTGGGAAAAAGTTACTCTTTTAGAAGATATTGATTTTCTGATAGTTGGATGTGGAATAGTTGGTTCCGCATGTGCATTGGAATTGAGAAGTAAAAATCCAAGTGCAAAAATCGTCATTTTGGAACGAAGTTATTTGCCTCTTGGAGCAAGCACAAAGAATGCAGGTTTTGCTTGTTTTGGCAGTGTCACCGAGCTACTTGACGACCTTGAGACATCGTCTGAAGAGACCGTTTGGAATACTGTAAATCTTAGATATCAAGGACTAAAAAGGTTGCTCGAACGCTACAAGCATTCCGAATTAGATTATCAAAATTGCGGTTCGTATGACTTGCTGAAAAACAAATCAGATAGTGCAATTTATCACCCAAAATTAGAATACCTGAATCAGCAAATTGAATTGATTACTGGACAGAAAAATTGCTATTCTTTTGAAGCAGATTTAAAATCAAAATTTGGATTAGAAGGATTCCAAGGAGGTTATTTTAATCAACTTGAAGGAGCAATTGATACTGGGAAATTACTATTGGCTACTCAAAAAGATTTAGCAAAAAACGGAATTATTACCTTATTTGGAATTGAGGTAAAATTGATTGAACCCAGTCAAACAGGCGTTATTCTAGAAACCAATTACGGTGAAATAAAAGCTAAAAAGACGGGAATCACTGTGAATGGATTTGCAAAAAAACTGCTCCCAAACTTAGCCGTTGAGCCAGCAAGAGCCCAGGTTTTAGTTACTTCAGAAATTCCAAACCTTCCAGTAAAAGGGACGTTTCATCTAGAAAAGGGATATTACTATTTTAGAAATGTGGGAAATCGCATTCTCTTTGGCGGAGGTAGAAATTTAGATTTCAAAGCAGAAAACACCTTCAATTTAGATCAAACATCCTTGATTCAGAATAAACTGGAAGAAATTCTCTCCGAAAATATTCTTCCAAAACAATCATTCACTGTTGAATACCGCTGGTCTGGAACGATGGGAATTGGTGAAGAAAAATCTCCAATCATAGAAAAAATCAATCAAAATTGTGCTGTTGGAGTAAGACTTGGAGGAATGGGAGTTGCAATAGGTTCATTAGTAGGCGAAAGTCTAGCTAAGCTTTTGAATGAATGA
- a CDS encoding twin-arginine translocase TatA/TatE family subunit, with the protein MTVLPLFLSDIGGSEIVLILLVILMFFGSKSIPGIARSMGKTMHQIKQASQDVQNEIKKSTGDLKGDFNLQNVMRDTMDVIEKPFNEEARKMDQIIQTPTEFSRPFGVPNPASTPVISEPSEVAETVVSLDQQVSEVSVKSETDEK; encoded by the coding sequence ATGACAGTTTTACCTTTATTTCTAAGTGATATCGGCGGTTCGGAGATCGTTCTGATTTTGTTGGTTATATTGATGTTTTTTGGGTCGAAGAGTATTCCTGGAATTGCTCGTTCAATGGGTAAAACGATGCATCAGATCAAACAAGCTTCACAAGATGTTCAGAATGAGATTAAAAAATCTACTGGAGATCTGAAAGGTGATTTTAACTTGCAAAATGTCATGCGTGATACGATGGATGTGATTGAAAAGCCATTTAATGAAGAGGCTCGTAAAATGGATCAAATCATTCAAACGCCTACCGAATTTTCAAGACCTTTTGGAGTTCCAAATCCAGCTTCTACACCTGTTATTTCTGAACCATCAGAAGTTGCTGAAACCGTAGTGTCTTTAGATCAGCAAGTAAGCGAAGTTTCTGTTAAATCAGAAACAGACGAGAAATAA
- the efp gene encoding elongation factor P has product MATTADIRNGLCIKFNDKISQIIEFQHVKPGKGPAFVRTKMRIIETGKVIDNTFSAGHKIEIVRVENREYQYLYQEDDNFIFMNNENFEQVPIPTKMVERPAFLLEGMICSILYDANDEIPLVVELPMYVISEVTYTEPGVKGDTATNSMKPATIATGAEVKVPLFIDMGEIIKVDTRTGVYVERVKN; this is encoded by the coding sequence ATGGCAACCACAGCAGATATTCGTAACGGATTGTGTATTAAATTCAATGATAAGATTAGTCAAATTATTGAATTTCAACACGTAAAACCAGGAAAAGGTCCAGCATTTGTACGTACTAAAATGCGTATCATTGAAACTGGTAAAGTGATTGATAATACTTTTTCTGCGGGACATAAAATTGAGATTGTACGCGTTGAAAACCGCGAATACCAATACTTATATCAGGAAGATGACAACTTTATCTTCATGAATAACGAAAACTTTGAGCAAGTTCCTATTCCAACTAAAATGGTTGAAAGACCTGCTTTCCTATTAGAAGGAATGATTTGTAGTATTTTGTATGATGCAAACGATGAAATTCCATTGGTTGTTGAATTACCTATGTATGTGATTTCTGAAGTAACATATACAGAACCTGGCGTGAAAGGTGATACGGCAACAAACTCGATGAAACCAGCAACTATTGCTACTGGTGCAGAAGTGAAAGTTCCATTGTTTATTGACATGGGAGAAATCATTAAAGTAGATACAAGAACTGGTGTTTACGTTGAGCGCGTAAAAAACTAA
- a CDS encoding alpha/beta fold hydrolase, with product MEKIISLNSTEINLKWINQASLEDSKPILVFLHEALGSIIQWKNFPSELCNSFHHAGIVIERSGHGKSSALNQERDIHYLHYYADETMAVLREVLNPTQKYILIGHSDGGSIALILAARNTKNLQAIVTMAAHTFVEDQTLSGIFPAIEAFEAGKLDGLYKIHGAKTKTLFYAWSNTWLTPSFKTWDIRQEIQSFTIPVLAIQGKDDQYGTEEQVNSIVRNQASRIGKIIPSCGHHPHLEKSKEVMLAISNWMEEKTISKI from the coding sequence ATGGAAAAAATCATTAGTCTAAATTCAACAGAAATCAATCTCAAATGGATCAACCAAGCATCTTTGGAAGATTCAAAACCTATTTTGGTATTTCTTCACGAAGCCTTGGGAAGTATCATTCAATGGAAAAACTTCCCTTCAGAACTTTGTAATTCGTTTCATCATGCTGGAATAGTTATCGAACGAAGTGGTCATGGAAAATCAAGTGCATTAAACCAAGAACGAGATATTCATTACTTGCATTATTATGCTGATGAAACAATGGCCGTTCTACGCGAAGTTTTAAATCCAACACAGAAATACATCCTCATTGGTCATAGTGATGGTGGAAGTATTGCTTTGATTCTTGCAGCACGAAATACAAAAAACCTTCAGGCTATCGTAACCATGGCAGCACATACATTTGTGGAAGACCAAACACTGTCTGGAATTTTTCCTGCAATCGAAGCATTTGAGGCTGGAAAATTAGATGGCCTGTATAAAATACATGGAGCGAAAACAAAAACCTTGTTTTATGCTTGGTCAAACACTTGGCTTACTCCTAGTTTTAAAACCTGGGATATCCGACAAGAAATTCAATCTTTTACTATTCCTGTTTTAGCCATTCAAGGAAAAGACGATCAATATGGAACAGAAGAACAAGTCAATTCAATCGTTAGAAATCAAGCCAGCAGAATCGGAAAAATAATTCCTTCTTGTGGACATCATCCACATTTGGAAAAAAGTAAGGAGGTGATGCTAGCCATTTCGAATTGGATGGAAGAAAAAACAATTTCAAAAATTTGA
- the speE gene encoding polyamine aminopropyltransferase: MSNALGNHILVEFMGCDPHIMNDVSSIERDMVDAALKAGATVINSTFHHFSPYGVSGVVVIQESHLAIHTWPEYGYAAVDLFTCGEMDAWISFDYLKECFGAKNYSALEMKRGAVQLLTRNDFDISSMRQKAGEWSNPEMYTRNVWFTDKDDNQGLSLRYTGEVFFDVQSPFQRVRILESPKYGKLLTLDDMFMTTEKDEFHYHEMISHPAMFTHGNAKNILVIGGGDGGTVREFLRHEGVEKVTMVEIDGEVIRACKEHLPTIAASFDDPKLNLIVGDGIAFAREAANEEFDLVIVDGSDPVGPAEGLFSVEFYRNCHRILKPGGILVAQGESPKFNEQAFTELNITLQHIFGKENAPISLFYVPTYPTGMWSFQYGLKGSAQPKTISKETEIDQFVSAKGLKYYNSDIHKASFALPNFVKTLVNG, encoded by the coding sequence ATGAGTAATGCATTGGGGAACCATATTCTTGTTGAGTTTATGGGGTGCGATCCGCACATTATGAATGATGTATCTTCAATCGAGCGCGACATGGTAGACGCGGCGTTGAAAGCAGGTGCAACTGTGATTAATTCTACATTTCACCATTTTTCTCCCTACGGAGTTTCTGGTGTCGTTGTAATTCAAGAAAGCCATTTGGCAATCCATACATGGCCAGAATATGGTTATGCTGCTGTAGATTTATTTACATGCGGGGAAATGGATGCTTGGATTTCTTTTGATTATTTGAAAGAATGCTTTGGTGCAAAAAACTATTCGGCGCTCGAAATGAAACGCGGAGCTGTTCAGTTGCTAACCAGAAATGATTTCGATATTTCTTCCATGCGTCAAAAAGCGGGAGAATGGTCTAATCCTGAAATGTATACCCGTAATGTGTGGTTTACAGATAAAGATGACAATCAAGGTCTTTCTTTGCGTTACACTGGAGAAGTTTTCTTCGATGTGCAATCACCGTTTCAACGTGTACGCATCCTAGAATCTCCGAAATACGGAAAGTTGTTGACATTGGACGATATGTTCATGACAACTGAAAAAGATGAATTTCATTACCACGAAATGATCTCTCACCCAGCGATGTTTACACACGGAAATGCAAAAAACATCTTGGTTATTGGAGGTGGTGACGGTGGAACTGTTCGTGAATTTTTGCGCCACGAAGGTGTTGAAAAAGTAACAATGGTTGAGATTGATGGAGAGGTAATCAGAGCTTGTAAAGAACACTTACCAACGATTGCTGCTTCATTTGATGACCCAAAATTGAATCTAATTGTTGGAGACGGAATTGCTTTTGCAAGAGAAGCTGCAAATGAAGAGTTTGATTTGGTAATCGTAGACGGATCAGATCCAGTTGGACCTGCTGAAGGACTTTTCTCCGTTGAATTCTATAGAAACTGTCATCGTATTTTGAAGCCAGGAGGAATTTTAGTTGCTCAGGGAGAATCTCCCAAATTCAACGAACAGGCATTTACTGAATTAAATATCACATTACAGCATATTTTCGGGAAAGAAAATGCTCCTATTTCTTTATTCTATGTTCCAACTTATCCAACAGGTATGTGGAGTTTTCAATACGGATTAAAAGGTAGCGCACAACCAAAAACAATTTCTAAAGAAACGGAGATTGATCAATTTGTAAGTGCTAAAGGATTGAAATATTACAACTCTGACATCCATAAAGCAAGTTTTGCATTACCAAACTTTGTGAAAACCCTAGTTAATGGATAA
- a CDS encoding agmatinase family protein, translating into MDNSTKFDPNGVGIANGNIFGFPVAEETANIVIIPVPWDATASYGKGTSDGPKAILDASTQLDFYHHQLPEAWNTQVFMTPISDEMKQINDQMCIDTVQYIGFLEDGGELDENSPYNEVLEKVNATSELLRNNLKERATKLLAENKIVAVLGGEHSTPLGLMEALNDQGEPFGILQIDAHADLREAYEGFQQSHASIMFNVLQSCHNLQKLVQVGIRDIAHSEVLLSNSDPRVKTFYDWDLKKGLFEGQTWKEQVSMILNELPDRVYISFDIDGLLPSLCPNTGTPVVGGFELEQINYLFFQLVESGKKIIGFDLNEVSPGKEGDWDANVGARALWNLVCATEKSRKINY; encoded by the coding sequence ATGGATAATTCAACCAAATTTGATCCAAATGGTGTTGGAATTGCAAATGGAAATATTTTTGGTTTTCCAGTAGCTGAAGAGACGGCAAACATTGTCATTATTCCTGTTCCTTGGGATGCTACGGCTTCTTACGGAAAAGGTACTAGTGATGGCCCAAAAGCAATTTTAGATGCAAGTACGCAATTGGATTTTTACCACCATCAGTTGCCAGAAGCATGGAATACGCAAGTTTTCATGACTCCAATTTCTGACGAAATGAAACAGATTAATGACCAAATGTGTATTGATACTGTTCAATACATTGGTTTTTTGGAAGATGGCGGCGAATTGGATGAAAATAGTCCATACAATGAAGTTCTTGAAAAAGTGAATGCTACATCAGAGCTTTTGAGAAACAACTTGAAAGAACGTGCTACCAAATTACTTGCTGAAAATAAAATTGTAGCAGTTCTTGGTGGTGAACACAGTACTCCCTTAGGTTTAATGGAAGCTTTAAATGATCAAGGAGAACCATTTGGTATTCTTCAAATTGATGCACATGCAGATTTGAGAGAAGCATACGAAGGTTTTCAGCAATCACATGCAAGTATTATGTTCAATGTTCTTCAATCTTGTCACAATCTTCAAAAACTGGTTCAAGTTGGCATTCGCGACATTGCACATTCGGAAGTATTGCTTTCAAATTCAGATCCCAGAGTAAAAACATTCTACGATTGGGACTTGAAAAAAGGATTATTTGAAGGTCAAACATGGAAAGAGCAAGTCTCTATGATTCTGAATGAATTGCCAGATCGCGTTTATATTTCATTTGATATTGATGGGCTTTTACCTTCACTTTGTCCCAATACAGGAACTCCAGTTGTTGGTGGATTTGAGCTAGAACAAATCAATTATCTCTTCTTCCAACTGGTTGAATCTGGTAAAAAAATCATTGGTTTCGACCTCAATGAAGTATCTCCTGGAAAAGAAGGTGATTGGGATGCCAATGTAGGAGCAAGAGCACTTTGGAATTTGGTTTGCGCAACTGAAAAAAGCAGAAAAATAAACTACTGA